One Spodoptera frugiperda isolate SF20-4 chromosome 10, AGI-APGP_CSIRO_Sfru_2.0, whole genome shotgun sequence genomic region harbors:
- the LOC118281061 gene encoding uncharacterized protein LOC118281061, with product MPKVKEGCNYSKKYTEEDIIKAIAAVNNGMPKKTAALKFGVPRPTLQFRLCSKFIKSRPGPTTILTEEEEKTLVEWVISSSRKGFPKRKEDILLSVEQFLSRNPRPNNFVNNKPGDGWYRLFLKRHPELTHRTAEAVTSASANVSETNIRQWFQQIERYLKDNGYFDILSDASRVYNGDETNFQLCPKNTKVLAEKGCKNVYEVDHAQAKSCLTVMFSFSASGKTTPPMVIYPLKRMRADIRNSVPSHWGLGLSDNGWMNKNLFYQYIHNVLYPYLVENKIQFPIILFVDGHKSHMNYDLSESCKEKGIILIALYPNATRILQPADVSAFKPMKNAWKKSVLNWRRNNLTKTLTKIDFGPILSAALDNYIKPSSIVNGFKSCGLCPWNPNAIDFSKCLGKNCTSTTNLQLNSEHQTHTMTLKKFQEIVGPSILKNLRPDCVIKNPFQNALVKVYNYLKTESADIVDQEIEHIQKKSFLIDDSWVPIDDIPVILDESLEDLGNLKNVDIVSNSIENCSQDPDFPILMKNLSDDLTGIENIKGNESNSLQINNIDLNVNLSDSQHNFGEFELTADHENISYTNENTYVDQQLDFPKSSDESTISGQNVTSLPVSNNKIDFTPEKENLKSSLIWPKTPVRKGNKVTEKKPVFVLTSNKWLEIEKNKIDEKEKKENEKQERKRIREENKTKNKTSASNKKETAKRNTKIKTIKQNEESLEDDENRKSFTHAPKIIIESQVQFNKPDRHDNTAQHGNLDNITFPHTVTKIKDFMLPLPMKKVLQRRETFRNEIELSDFLHKNDNPDSDDNSDA from the coding sequence ATGCCAAAGGTAAAGGAAGGCTgtaattattcaaaaaaatacACGGAAGAAGATATAATTAAAGCTATTGCGGCAGTAAATAATGGAATGCCTAAAAAAACTGCAGCGTTAAAGTTCGGTGTGCCACGTCCTACCTTACAATTTAGACTTTGTTCAAAATTTATTAAGTCTAGGCCAGGACCAACTACAATTCTTACAGAAGAAGAAGAGAAAACGTTAGTGGAATGGGTTATTTCCTCCAGTAGAAAAGGGTTTCCTAAACGTAAAGAAGACATTTTGTTAAGTGTGGAACAATTTTTATCGAGGAACCCTAGACCAAATAACTTCGTCAATAACAAACCTGGCGATGGCTGGTATcgtctttttttaaaacgacaTCCTGAATTAACACACAGGACGGCTGAAGCTGTCACATCTGCTAGCGCTAATGTCTCGGAAACCAATATTAGACAGTGGTTTCAACAAATTGAAAGGTATTTAAAAGATAATGGGTATTTTGACATATTAAGCGACGCCTCTCGTGTTTATAATGGAGACGAAACAAATTTTCAGCTATGCCCAAAAAACACCAAGGTATTGGCAGAAAAAGGATGTAAAAACGTTTACGAAGTGGATCACGCGCAGGCGAAATCTTGTTTAACTGTTATGTTTTCATTTTCTGCCAGTGGTAAAACTACTCCGCCCATGGTGATATACCCGCTTAAAAGAATGCGTGCTGACATCAGAAACTCAGTTCCATCGCACTGGGGCTTAGGTTTATCAGATAACGGGTGGATGaataaaaatttgttttatCAGTACATCCACAACGTATTATATCCATACCTCGTCGAAAACAAAATTCAGTttcctattattttatttgtggatGGGCATAAAAGCCATATGAATTATGATTTGAGTGAGTCATGTAAAGAAAAGGGAATCATTTTAATAGCTCTTTATCCTAATGCCACACGGATACTTCAGCCTGCAGACGTTTCGGCGTTTAAGCCCATGAAAAATGCTTGGAAAAAAAGCGTCTTGAACTGGCGACGCAACAATTTGACTAAAACTTTGACAAAAATTGATTTTGGTCCCATTTTATCTGCAGCTTTAGACAATTATATTAAACCATCTTCCATTGTCAATGGTTTTAAATCCTGCGGTCTCTGTCCATGGAATCCAAATGCTATCGACTTTTCAAAATGTCTCGGGAAAAATTGTACCAGTACGACTAATCTTCAATTAAATTCTGAACATCAAACACATACCATGACATTAAAAAAGTTTCAAGAAATAGTAGGACcatcaattttaaaaaatcttcgcCCGGATTGTGTGATAAAGAACCCGTTTCAAAATGCTTTGGTAAAAGTTTACAATTATTTGAAAACCGAATCTGCTGATATAGTTGACCAAGAAATAGAACACATACAGAAAAAATCTTTTCTAATTGACGATTCCTGGGTTCCAATAGATGATATTCCGGTCATTTTAGATGAGAGTTTGGAGGATTTAGGAAACttaaaaaatgttgatattgTATCAAACTCTATTGAAAATTGCAGTCAAGACCCTGACTTTCCCATACTCATGAAAAATTTATCAGATGATTTAACTggcattgaaaatattaaggGAAACGAATCAAATTCATTGCAAATTAACAATATAGACTTGAATGTTAATTTATCCGACTCACAACACAATTTTGGCGAGTTCGAACTTACTGCAGACCATGAAAATATATCATACACAAATGAAAATACGTATGTTGACCAACAATTAGATTTTCCCAAAAGCTCCGATGAATCTACCATATCTGGCCAAAATGTAACATCTCTTCCTGTAAGcaacaataaaatagatttcACTCCCGAAAAAGAAAATTTGAAGAGCAGTTTAATATGGCCAAAGACTCCTGTACGAAAAGGTAACAAGGTAACTGAAAAGAAGCCTGTATTTGTATTGACTAGTAATAAATGGCTagagatagaaaaaaataaaatagacgaaaaagaaaaaaaagaaaacgaaaaacAGGAACGGAAACGTATCAGAGAagaaaataagacaaaaaataaaaccagcgCATCTAATAAAAAGGAAACTGCAAAACGGAACACTAAAATTAAGactattaaacaaaatgaaGAATCATTAGAAGATGATGAAAATCGTAAGAGTTTTACACATGCTCCAAAGATCATAATCGAGTCACAAGTACAATTTAACAAACCAGATCGTCATGATAATACAGCACAACACGGTAATTTAGATAACATCACATTTCCCCATACTGTGactaaaataaaagactttATGCTTCCTTTGCCTATGAAGAAAGTTCTGCAACGAAGGGAAACTTTTAGGAATGAAATAGAATTGTCAGATTTCTTACACAAAAATGATAATCCTGATTCAGATGATAATTCTGATGCTTAG